The following proteins are encoded in a genomic region of Galbibacter sp. BG1:
- a CDS encoding SMI1/KNR4 family protein, whose amino-acid sequence MTFNDLKEKYSDRAQAFPSNSPEPNETDLNKLIEKYNCNYPKSFIDFQLKYCKEVPIGDFAFEGFGFANKNLEPYMNLEEVLKDYAELNFPKYLTPFKRDNGDFWCFDNRSSESEFPIVVFDHNSNGIESDPNYKWKNFIDWIDKTMEDEY is encoded by the coding sequence ATGACATTTAATGATTTAAAAGAAAAATATTCAGACCGAGCTCAAGCATTTCCATCAAATTCACCTGAACCAAATGAAACGGATTTGAATAAATTAATTGAGAAATATAATTGTAACTATCCAAAGTCATTTATTGATTTTCAGCTCAAATATTGTAAAGAAGTTCCTATTGGAGATTTTGCTTTTGAAGGGTTTGGTTTTGCGAATAAAAATTTGGAACCTTATATGAATTTAGAAGAGGTTTTAAAAGATTATGCTGAGTTAAACTTTCCAAAATACTTAACACCTTTTAAACGAGATAATGGAGACTTCTGGTGCTTTGACAATCGAAGTTCTGAAAGTGAATTTCCTATAGTTGTTTTTGACCACAACTCGAATGGAATTGAATCTGACCCAAATTATAAATGGAAAAATTTTATTGATTGGATTGACAAAACTATGGAAGATGAATATTAA
- a CDS encoding cytochrome c oxidase assembly factor Coa1 family protein: MNNELIEHKSWWKRNWKWFVPVCGIFVIAITVFFSSGMSGMATDFAQAYADTELYTNAIEKVNSDQKVTELLGEIEPIDKMAILEGQTDYSNDYRTVNSTVRIIGTKGKARMDITADRINNEWNYSKINVRIKNPSEKKQTIEIKTTE; encoded by the coding sequence ATGAATAACGAACTAATAGAACATAAAAGTTGGTGGAAACGGAACTGGAAATGGTTTGTTCCAGTTTGTGGAATATTTGTAATTGCGATTACAGTATTCTTTTCTTCTGGAATGAGCGGAATGGCGACTGATTTTGCTCAAGCATACGCAGATACTGAACTTTACACAAATGCAATTGAAAAAGTAAATTCCGACCAAAAAGTGACTGAATTACTCGGCGAGATTGAACCGATTGACAAAATGGCAATCTTAGAGGGGCAAACCGACTACAGCAATGACTATCGAACTGTGAACTCAACAGTTCGAATAATCGGAACGAAAGGAAAAGCTCGAATGGACATCACAGCGGACAGAATAAATAACGAGTGGAATTATTCAAAAATTAACGTTCGAATTAAAAATCCATCTGAAAAGAAACAAACAATTGAAATAAAAACAACGGAATAA
- a CDS encoding HigA family addiction module antitoxin, which yields MEKLANVHPGEILNFEFLEPLEITAYRLSKDLKIPQTRISEIIKGKRRITADTALRLSKYFGNSAKFWLGIQDDYDIEEEKESKQKELNEIEHYGNKNVA from the coding sequence ATGGAAAAGTTAGCAAACGTACATCCAGGAGAAATTTTGAATTTTGAATTTCTTGAACCACTTGAAATTACGGCATACCGACTTTCAAAGGACTTGAAAATTCCTCAAACTCGAATATCTGAAATTATAAAAGGTAAACGCAGAATCACAGCAGACACTGCCTTACGATTGAGTAAATATTTTGGAAATTCTGCAAAATTTTGGCTTGGAATTCAAGATGATTATGACATCGAAGAGGAAAAAGAAAGTAAACAAAAAGAGCTGAACGAAATTGAACATTACGGAAATAAAAACGTTGCCTAA
- a CDS encoding type II toxin-antitoxin system RelE/ParE family toxin, producing MIISFGSKQTEQIWNGIRVKKMPIEIQNVGRRKLRMLNNSQDISDLKIPPSNRLEKLTGKLKEFYSIRINKQWRIIFNWESGNASEVEIIDYH from the coding sequence ATGATTATTTCTTTTGGCTCAAAACAGACGGAACAAATCTGGAATGGAATCCGAGTAAAAAAAATGCCGATTGAAATACAGAACGTTGGACGTCGGAAATTAAGAATGTTGAATAATTCGCAGGATATATCCGATTTGAAAATTCCGCCTTCAAACCGACTTGAAAAACTAACTGGGAAATTAAAAGAGTTTTACAGTATTCGGATTAATAAACAATGGCGGATTATATTCAATTGGGAAAGCGGAAACGCAAGCGAAGTGGAAATAATCGATTATCACTAA